The genomic interval TTAAAGCGACATACTAATTATCGCAAGTATTCCAGTCGGGAATTCACTCACCGTGTAAAATCAGTATCGGTTGCTAAATTCAGGGCTGAAGAAGTTAGTGCTCTTCAAGCAGGGGGAAATGAGGTATGCATTCATATTCAGTTGTAGTACTTGATCTAGTTACTGCTCTTTCTCGTCCTCTAAttatacttattattatttttttgatcaaCTCAAATGGGTTCGTAGCGAGCAAGGcaaatttatttcaaatcttGGGATACTCGGCGCCAACTTTACCCTGATGCAAGGTTATTACCCAACTCCTttcatgggttttttttttttttttttttgagtaatgttacgtatcagtttcaaatagataagttatatataaaatttttgtaaaaaatgagtttcattaataaaaagcaatttttttacatttttgttaaagtaaaattcacttttttataaaaaagacttGTCATTTGGAGCTtgacaaatcatttttttttttttaatttttttttactccttTTATGTTGATCTCAGAATTTGTATTGAATGTTTCTGATTCACGTATATTCTCCAGTAATATTCAAAGACTTCGGGATTTTATTAAGCATGTCTATGTGGATAGAAAATACACCGGAGAGAAGAGTACGGACAAGCAGCTCCCTAGACTGAGATCGGTAAGCTCTCCATATGGATCATATCCTACTTTTAAAATTCTGATTTTTGTCCACTGGAAAAATAGAAGTTCTATTGAGTGCTCTAGAGTCAAAGATGCCTTCATTTTTGAAGTGTTTTTTCTCTATATTCTACAGAATGAAAAGAAGGAATCTTATGAAAGCACAAAAGTTCAAGCGTATCGTGGTGGGTCTAGAAGCTCTAGTCCTGGTCGGCGAAGTGAGGATGGaagtttcaaatattattatgatgAAAGAAGAAGTCCTCAATATTCACAAGAAAATTCAAGATACGGAGGTTTCAGGAGAAACCCTGTCCGCTTCGAGATTGTTGATGACAGGTTTCGAGAAAATGAGTATGGATCCCGTAATTTCTCACAATTTCCAAAGAACATAGATAGGTCCCTTTCACCAGTGGTACGCTCTCTTAGAGATATTTTGGGAGACGGCATTCCTCCCCTACAGGTAGGCGAACTTTCTACAGCAATTAACGGGAAGGATGCTGATGGTTCTCCCCATTCTCAGGTGCCGTAATGCTATGGTTTCCTCCTTTCTTTCAGAGGCCTGTTATTGTTATGTGTTCTCTTTCATTCAAGAATGTAATTATGAATTTTTAACTGGATGCATCTGCCATATATTCCCTTGAGGAACAATATAAGGTAGCCTACAACAGGGAAGGTACCTCGACAGAAATACTTCTGGGAAAGTAATGTTTCACAAGTCAAACTGTGTTAGACAGTAAACACTGtcttttacttttatgtaattcttcCCCGAACttaattttgttcattttctaTAAACTCTGCGATATTTATATTGGTTGGTTAAGTGAGGTCAAGGTGATAGTTTATTAGGGCATGACTTTTCCAGTGCATGAGTTCTGATTACTAGCTGTTCTTGAGCTCTGCGCATTGAATTTGTTATTCCTTTGTCTTCAGTTTCTAATCTGTATTTTTGGAGTTTCTAATTCAAAAGGAACTTATTCTTTAAGTGTTCCTCGTTGCAGAAGATTGAGTCTTCCAGTGACCAGTGTTCCACTGATAAGAGCCCAGCagaacataaacacaaaatttCAGGAAGCTTGATTGATTTAAGTACTGATTCTGATCCCCTCGATGCTGAAACAATACCACAGACACCACAGATGCCTCACTCAGATAGTGTTGGCGACATGGCCTCAATTCAACAGCCTACAAAGGAGAAGGCATTTCAAGTTCCAAGCGCAAATACTTTCGAATCTTTAATATTTGAATTGTCAGTACCCCCAGTTGTACCCGCTAGTGGCATGTCTGAAGGGCCTAGCAATGATGATACACTATCAACCTCAGCCACAGGCACCACCCCTACAGGTGTACAGCAGATGCCCGGATTACCCATTAGTGCTGGAGCTTCTACAACAGCGTCAACTACACACTATACGCCAGAAGAACCTTTTGACATTGGTTCTCCACAAGCTGCACCT from Juglans microcarpa x Juglans regia isolate MS1-56 chromosome 4S, Jm3101_v1.0, whole genome shotgun sequence carries:
- the LOC121262447 gene encoding probable ADP-ribosylation factor GTPase-activating protein AGD14 isoform X2 — encoded protein: MANRMKEDERIERTIRGLLRLPENRRCINCNSLGPQYVCTTFLTFVCTNCSGVHREFTHRVKSVSVAKFRAEEVSALQAGGNERARQIYFKSWDTRRQLYPDASNIQRLRDFIKHVYVDRKYTGEKSTDKQLPRLRSNEKKESYESTKVQAYRGGSRSSSPGRRSEDGSFKYYYDERRSPQYSQENSRYGGFRRNPVRFEIVDDRFRENEYGSRNFSQFPKNIDRSLSPVVRSLRDILGDGIPPLQVGELSTAINGKDADGSPHSQKIESSSDQCSTDKSPAEHKHKISGSLIDLSTDSDPLDAETIPQTPQMPHSDSVGDMASIQQPTKEKAFQVPSANTFESLIFELSVPPVVPASGMSEGPSNDDTLSTSATGTTPTGVQQMPGLPISAGASTTASTTHYTPEEPFDIGSPQAAPSDNGDNIKISDKPFNIQQYHPTASSAADNSPVMQQTNTPVRASNDQGHVSAPTEQSSQAVSKSAQDTGSGAGSEPLSVETQSNGRKELPADLFTAAYAAVAAPVAGWQNGSPYGMGFGMHYYPNAMTVSTFPNSARSTNPFDLNEERTQVEAPPVRTKLKLILILYTRIIFPSMASLQGALPNVSAASPLLYTSSLSTQSSGAYIGTQAHNNMPPSRSQGLSGIGSDCVFGSLNTAQQSTGKYSASSSPNPVSSMGGNPFG
- the LOC121262447 gene encoding probable ADP-ribosylation factor GTPase-activating protein AGD14 isoform X1, which produces MANRMKEDERIERTIRGLLRLPENRRCINCNSLGPQYVCTTFLTFVCTNCSGVHREFTHRVKSVSVAKFRAEEVSALQAGGNERARQIYFKSWDTRRQLYPDASNIQRLRDFIKHVYVDRKYTGEKSTDKQLPRLRSNEKKESYESTKVQAYRGGSRSSSPGRRSEDGSFKYYYDERRSPQYSQENSRYGGFRRNPVRFEIVDDRFRENEYGSRNFSQFPKNIDRSLSPVVRSLRDILGDGIPPLQVGELSTAINGKDADGSPHSQKIESSSDQCSTDKSPAEHKHKISGSLIDLSTDSDPLDAETIPQTPQMPHSDSVGDMASIQQPTKEKAFQVPSANTFESLIFELSVPPVVPASGMSEGPSNDDTLSTSATGTTPTGVQQMPGLPISAGASTTASTTHYTPEEPFDIGSPQAAPSDNGDNIKISDKPFNIQQYHPTASSAADNSPVMQQTNTPVRASNDQLWISLSLPDGQGHVSAPTEQSSQAVSKSAQDTGSGAGSEPLSVETQSNGRKELPADLFTAAYAAVAAPVAGWQNGSPYGMGFGMHYYPNAMTVSTFPNSARSTNPFDLNEERTQVEAPPVRTKLKLILILYTRIIFPSMASLQGALPNVSAASPLLYTSSLSTQSSGAYIGTQAHNNMPPSRSQGLSGIGSDCVFGSLNTAQQSTGKYSASSSPNPVSSMGGNPFG
- the LOC121262447 gene encoding probable ADP-ribosylation factor GTPase-activating protein AGD14 isoform X3, with translation MANRMKEDERIERTIRGLLRLPENRRCINCNSLGPQYVCTTFLTFVCTNCSGVHREFTHRVKSVSVAKFRAEEVSALQAGGNERARQIYFKSWDTRRQLYPDASNIQRLRDFIKHVYVDRKYTGEKSTDKQLPRLRSNEKKESYESTKVQAYRGGSRSSSPGRRSEDGSFKYYYDERRSPQYSQENSRYGGFRRNPVRFEIVDDRFRENEYGSRNFSQFPKNIDRSLSPVVRSLRDILGDGIPPLQVGELSTAINGKDADGSPHSQKIESSSDQCSTDKSPAEHKHKISGSLIDLSTDSDPLDAETIPQTPQMPHSDSVGDMASIQQPTKEKAFQVPSANTFESLIFELSVPPVVPASGMSEGPSNDDTLSTSATGTTPTGVQQMPGLPISAGASTTASTTHYTPEEPFDIGSPQAAPSDNGDNIKISDKPFNIQQYHPTASSAADNSPVMQQTNTPVRASNDQLWISLSLPDGQGHVSAPTEQSSQAVSKSAQDTGSGAGSEPLSVETQSNGRKELPADLFTAAYAAVAAPVAGWQNGSPYGMGFGMHYYPNAMTVSTFPNSARSTNPFDLNEERTQVEAPPFPSMASLQGALPNVSAASPLLYTSSLSTQSSGAYIGTQAHNNMPPSRSQGLSGIGSDCVFGSLNTAQQSTGKYSASSSPNPVSSMGGNPFG